The following coding sequences are from one Hippopotamus amphibius kiboko isolate mHipAmp2 chromosome 9, mHipAmp2.hap2, whole genome shotgun sequence window:
- the DGKZ gene encoding diacylglycerol kinase zeta isoform X6: MAEGPRGDGRAAEEEVVRRRRRRGEEAGVSPPQPWPEAARGLAAAPPVEERFRQMHLRKQVSYRKAITKSGLQHLAPPPPAPGAPCGEPERPIRSTVDWSESATYGEHIWFETNVSGDFCYVGEQYCAAKMLQKSVSRRKCAACKIVVHTPCIEQLEKINFRCKPSFRESGSRNVREPTFVRHHWVHRRRQDGKCRHCGKGFQQKFTFHSKEIVAISCSWCKQAYHSKVSCFMLQQIEEPCSLGAHAAVVIPPTWILRARRPQNTLKASKKKKRASFKRKSSKKGPEEGRWRPFIIRPTPSPLMKPLLVFVNPKSGGNQGAKIIQSFLWYLNPRQVFDLSQGGPKEALEMYRRVHNLRILACGGDGTVGWILSTLDQLRLKPPPPVAILPLGTGNDLARTLNWGGGYTDEPVSKILSHVEEGNVVQLDRWDLRAEPNPEAGPEEREDGATARLPLDVFNNYFSLGFDAHVTLEFHESREANPEKFNSRFRNKMFYAGTAFSDFLMGSSKDLAKHIRVVCDGTDLTPKIQELKPQCIVFLNIPRYCAGTMPWGHPGERHDFEPQRHDDGYLEVIGFTMTSLAALQVGGHGERLTQCREVLLTTAKAIPVQVDGEPCKLAASRIRIALRNQATMVQKAKRRSAAPLHSGQQPVPEQLRVQVSRVSMHDYEALHYDKEQLREASVPLGTVVVPGDSDLELCRAHIERLRQVRRGSGASPRWPPVLVAPSPGLCFSRQEPEDAGARSPTCQKLSPKWCFLDATTASRFYRIDRAQEHLNYVTEIAQDEIYILDPELLGASARPDLPTPTSPLPTSPCSPTPRSLPGDAAAPPVHHTYGHALPRAQAAAPERDREVFCAGEELIEAAKRNDVCKLQELHRAGGDLARRDERGRTLLHHAVGTGSKEVVRYLLDHAPTEILDAVEENGETCLHQAAALGQRTVCHYLVEAGASLMKTDPQGDTPRQRAEKAQDTELAAYLENRQHYQMIQREDQETAV, encoded by the exons GAAAGCCATCACCAAGTCGGGCCTCCAGCACCTGGCACCGCCGCCTCCCGCTCCCGGGGCCCCCTGCGGCGAGCCTGAGCGGCCGATCCGGAGCACGGTGGACTGGAGC GAGTCGGCGACGTATGGGGAGCACATCTGGTTCGAGACCAACGTGTCCGGGGACTTCTGCTACGTGGGAGAACAGTACTGCGCGGCCAAGATGCTG CAGAAATCAGTGTCCCGGAGGAAGTGTGCAGCCTGCAAGATTGTGGTGCACACCCCCTGCATCGAGCAGCTGGAGAAG ATAAATTTCCGCTGTAAGCCATCCTTCCGGGAATCAGGCTCCAGGAACGTCCGTGAG CCCACCTTCGTGCGGCACCACTGGGTGCACAGGCGGCGCCAGGACGGCAAGTGTCGGCACTGTGGGAAG GGCTTCCAGCAGAAGTTCACCTTCCACAGCAAGGAGATCGTGGCCATCAGCTGCTCCTGGTGCAAGCAGGCC TACCACAGCAAGGTGTCCTGCTTCATGCTGCAGCAGATCGAGGAGCCGTGCTCCCTGGGAGCCCACGCCGCCGTGGTCATCCCCCCCACCTGGATCCTCCGTGCCCGCAGGCCCCAG AATACCCTTAAGgcaagcaagaagaaaaagagggcaTCCTTCAAGAGGAAGTCTAGCAAGAAAGGGCCTGAG GAGGGCCGCTGGAGACCCTTCATCATCAGGCCCACCCCGTCCCCCCTCATGAAGCCCCTGCTGGTGTTCGTGAACCCCAAGAGCGGGGGCAACCAG GGCGCCAAGATCATCCAGTCCTTCCTCTGGTACCTCAACCCCCGGCAAGTCTTTGACCTGAGCCAGGGAGGGCCCAAGGAGGC ACTAGAGATGTACCGCCGCGTGCACAACCTGCGGATCCTGGCGTGCGGGGGGGACGGCACG GTCGGCTGGATCCTCTCCACCCTGGACCAGCTGCGCTTAAAACCGCCGCCGCCTGTCGCCATCCTGCCTCTGGGCACCGGCAACGACTTGGCCCGCACCCTCAACTGGGGCGGA GGCTACACAGATGAGCCCGTGTCCAAGATCCTGTCCCACGTGGAAGAGGGCAACGTGGTGCAGCTGGACCGCTGGGACCTGCGTGCTGAGCCCAACCCCGAGGCGGGTCCTGAGGAGCGAGAGGACGGCGCCACCGCCCGG CTGCCTCTGGATGTCTTCAACAACTACTTCAGCCTGGGTTTTGACGCCCACGTCACCCTGGAGTTTCACGAGTCTCGAG AGGCCAACCCAGAGAAGTTCAACAGCCGCTTTCGGAATAAGATGTTCTACGCCGGG ACAGCCTTCTCCGACTTCCTGATGGGCAGCTCCAAGGACTTGGCCAAGCACATCCGCGTGGTG TGTGACGGGACTGACCTGACCCCCAAGATTCAGGAGCTGAAGCCCCAGTGCATTGTCTTCCTGAACATCCCCAG GTACTGCGCGGGCACCATGCCCTGGGGCCACCCTGGGGAGCGCCACGACTTTGAGCCCCAGCGGCACGACGACGGCTACCTCGAGGTCATTGGGTTTACCATGACATCCCTG GCAGCCCTGCAGGTCGGCGGGCACGGCGAGCGGCTGACCCAGTGCCGAGAGGTGCTGCTCACCACGGCCAAGGCCATCCCAGTGCAGGTGGACGGCGAGCCCTGCAAGCTCGCGGCCTCCCGCATCCGCATCGCCCTGCGCAACCAGGCCACCATGGTGCAGAAGGCCAAGCGGCGCAGCGCGGCGCCCCTGCACAGCGG CCAGCAGCCGGTGCCCGAGCAGCTGCGGGTGCAGGTGAGCAGGGTCAGCATGCACGACTACGAGGCCCTGCACTACGACAAGGAGCAGCTCAGAGAGGCCT CCGTGCCGCTGGGCACCGTGGTGGTCCCGGGAGACAGCGACCTGGAGCTGTGCCGCGCCCACATCGAGAGGCTCCGGCAGGTGAGGCGCGGGTCCGGGGCCTCCCCCCGCTGGCCCCCGGTTCTGGTcgcccccagccccggcctcTGCTTCTCTCGACAGGAGCCCGAAGATGCTGGAGCCAGGTCCCCAACGTGCCAGAAACTGTCCCCCAAGTGGTGCTTCCTGGACG CCACCACTGCCAGCCGCTTCTACAGAATCGACAGGGCCCAG GAACACCTCAACTACGTGACCGAGATCGCACAGGACGAGATTTACATCCTGGACCCGGAGCTGCTGGGGGCGTCTGCCCGGCCTGACCTCCCAACCCCCACGTCCCCTCTGCCCACTTCGCCCTGCTCGCCCACGCCCCG GTCCCTGCCAGGCGATGCTGCCGCCCCCCCAG TGCATCACACGTACGGTCACGCGCTGCCCCGAGCCCAGGCTGCGGCGCCGGAACGTGACAGGGAGGTGTTCTGTGCAGGTGAAGAGCTGATCGAGGCTGCCAAGAGGAACGACGTCTGTAAG CTCCAAGAGCTGCACCGCGCCGGGGGGGACCTCGCGCGCCGGGACGAGCGCGGCCGCACGCTCCTGCACCACGCCGTCGGCACCGGCAGCAAGGAGGTGGTCCGCTACCTGCTGGACCACG cccccacgGAGATCCTTGACGCTGTGGAGGAAAA CGGGGAGACCTGCCTGCACCAGGCGGCGGCCCTGGGCCAGCGCACCGTCTGCCACTACCTCGTGGAGGCCGGGGCCTCTCTCATGAAGACGGACCCGCAG GGCGACACACCCCGGCAGCGGGCTGAGAAGGCGCAGGACACGGAGCTGGCCGCGTACCTGGAGAACCGGCAGCACTACCAGATGATCCAGCGGGAGGACCAGGAGACGGCTGTGTGA
- the DGKZ gene encoding diacylglycerol kinase zeta isoform X7, producing MSALGAGHSAGGGGDEAAALGPAEVLETEEGERPGALRQMWRYRSWDVPQIPVEAPPSQKAITKSGLQHLAPPPPAPGAPCGEPERPIRSTVDWSESATYGEHIWFETNVSGDFCYVGEQYCAAKMLQKSVSRRKCAACKIVVHTPCIEQLEKINFRCKPSFRESGSRNVREPTFVRHHWVHRRRQDGKCRHCGKGFQQKFTFHSKEIVAISCSWCKQAYHSKVSCFMLQQIEEPCSLGAHAAVVIPPTWILRARRPQNTLKASKKKKRASFKRKSSKKGPEEGRWRPFIIRPTPSPLMKPLLVFVNPKSGGNQGAKIIQSFLWYLNPRQVFDLSQGGPKEALEMYRRVHNLRILACGGDGTVGWILSTLDQLRLKPPPPVAILPLGTGNDLARTLNWGGGYTDEPVSKILSHVEEGNVVQLDRWDLRAEPNPEAGPEEREDGATARLPLDVFNNYFSLGFDAHVTLEFHESREANPEKFNSRFRNKMFYAGTAFSDFLMGSSKDLAKHIRVVCDGTDLTPKIQELKPQCIVFLNIPRYCAGTMPWGHPGERHDFEPQRHDDGYLEVIGFTMTSLAALQVGGHGERLTQCREVLLTTAKAIPVQVDGEPCKLAASRIRIALRNQATMVQKAKRRSAAPLHSGQQPVPEQLRVQVSRVSMHDYEALHYDKEQLREASVPLGTVVVPGDSDLELCRAHIERLRQVRRGSGASPRWPPVLVAPSPGLCFSRQEPEDAGARSPTCQKLSPKWCFLDATTASRFYRIDRAQEHLNYVTEIAQDEIYILDPELLGASARPDLPTPTSPLPTSPCSPTPRSLPGDAAAPPVHHTYGHALPRAQAAAPERDREVFCAGEELIEAAKRNDVCKLQELHRAGGDLARRDERGRTLLHHAVGTGSKEVVRYLLDHAPTEILDAVEENGETCLHQAAALGQRTVCHYLVEAGASLMKTDPQGDTPRQRAEKAQDTELAAYLENRQHYQMIQREDQETAV from the exons GAAAGCCATCACCAAGTCGGGCCTCCAGCACCTGGCACCGCCGCCTCCCGCTCCCGGGGCCCCCTGCGGCGAGCCTGAGCGGCCGATCCGGAGCACGGTGGACTGGAGC GAGTCGGCGACGTATGGGGAGCACATCTGGTTCGAGACCAACGTGTCCGGGGACTTCTGCTACGTGGGAGAACAGTACTGCGCGGCCAAGATGCTG CAGAAATCAGTGTCCCGGAGGAAGTGTGCAGCCTGCAAGATTGTGGTGCACACCCCCTGCATCGAGCAGCTGGAGAAG ATAAATTTCCGCTGTAAGCCATCCTTCCGGGAATCAGGCTCCAGGAACGTCCGTGAG CCCACCTTCGTGCGGCACCACTGGGTGCACAGGCGGCGCCAGGACGGCAAGTGTCGGCACTGTGGGAAG GGCTTCCAGCAGAAGTTCACCTTCCACAGCAAGGAGATCGTGGCCATCAGCTGCTCCTGGTGCAAGCAGGCC TACCACAGCAAGGTGTCCTGCTTCATGCTGCAGCAGATCGAGGAGCCGTGCTCCCTGGGAGCCCACGCCGCCGTGGTCATCCCCCCCACCTGGATCCTCCGTGCCCGCAGGCCCCAG AATACCCTTAAGgcaagcaagaagaaaaagagggcaTCCTTCAAGAGGAAGTCTAGCAAGAAAGGGCCTGAG GAGGGCCGCTGGAGACCCTTCATCATCAGGCCCACCCCGTCCCCCCTCATGAAGCCCCTGCTGGTGTTCGTGAACCCCAAGAGCGGGGGCAACCAG GGCGCCAAGATCATCCAGTCCTTCCTCTGGTACCTCAACCCCCGGCAAGTCTTTGACCTGAGCCAGGGAGGGCCCAAGGAGGC ACTAGAGATGTACCGCCGCGTGCACAACCTGCGGATCCTGGCGTGCGGGGGGGACGGCACG GTCGGCTGGATCCTCTCCACCCTGGACCAGCTGCGCTTAAAACCGCCGCCGCCTGTCGCCATCCTGCCTCTGGGCACCGGCAACGACTTGGCCCGCACCCTCAACTGGGGCGGA GGCTACACAGATGAGCCCGTGTCCAAGATCCTGTCCCACGTGGAAGAGGGCAACGTGGTGCAGCTGGACCGCTGGGACCTGCGTGCTGAGCCCAACCCCGAGGCGGGTCCTGAGGAGCGAGAGGACGGCGCCACCGCCCGG CTGCCTCTGGATGTCTTCAACAACTACTTCAGCCTGGGTTTTGACGCCCACGTCACCCTGGAGTTTCACGAGTCTCGAG AGGCCAACCCAGAGAAGTTCAACAGCCGCTTTCGGAATAAGATGTTCTACGCCGGG ACAGCCTTCTCCGACTTCCTGATGGGCAGCTCCAAGGACTTGGCCAAGCACATCCGCGTGGTG TGTGACGGGACTGACCTGACCCCCAAGATTCAGGAGCTGAAGCCCCAGTGCATTGTCTTCCTGAACATCCCCAG GTACTGCGCGGGCACCATGCCCTGGGGCCACCCTGGGGAGCGCCACGACTTTGAGCCCCAGCGGCACGACGACGGCTACCTCGAGGTCATTGGGTTTACCATGACATCCCTG GCAGCCCTGCAGGTCGGCGGGCACGGCGAGCGGCTGACCCAGTGCCGAGAGGTGCTGCTCACCACGGCCAAGGCCATCCCAGTGCAGGTGGACGGCGAGCCCTGCAAGCTCGCGGCCTCCCGCATCCGCATCGCCCTGCGCAACCAGGCCACCATGGTGCAGAAGGCCAAGCGGCGCAGCGCGGCGCCCCTGCACAGCGG CCAGCAGCCGGTGCCCGAGCAGCTGCGGGTGCAGGTGAGCAGGGTCAGCATGCACGACTACGAGGCCCTGCACTACGACAAGGAGCAGCTCAGAGAGGCCT CCGTGCCGCTGGGCACCGTGGTGGTCCCGGGAGACAGCGACCTGGAGCTGTGCCGCGCCCACATCGAGAGGCTCCGGCAGGTGAGGCGCGGGTCCGGGGCCTCCCCCCGCTGGCCCCCGGTTCTGGTcgcccccagccccggcctcTGCTTCTCTCGACAGGAGCCCGAAGATGCTGGAGCCAGGTCCCCAACGTGCCAGAAACTGTCCCCCAAGTGGTGCTTCCTGGACG CCACCACTGCCAGCCGCTTCTACAGAATCGACAGGGCCCAG GAACACCTCAACTACGTGACCGAGATCGCACAGGACGAGATTTACATCCTGGACCCGGAGCTGCTGGGGGCGTCTGCCCGGCCTGACCTCCCAACCCCCACGTCCCCTCTGCCCACTTCGCCCTGCTCGCCCACGCCCCG GTCCCTGCCAGGCGATGCTGCCGCCCCCCCAG TGCATCACACGTACGGTCACGCGCTGCCCCGAGCCCAGGCTGCGGCGCCGGAACGTGACAGGGAGGTGTTCTGTGCAGGTGAAGAGCTGATCGAGGCTGCCAAGAGGAACGACGTCTGTAAG CTCCAAGAGCTGCACCGCGCCGGGGGGGACCTCGCGCGCCGGGACGAGCGCGGCCGCACGCTCCTGCACCACGCCGTCGGCACCGGCAGCAAGGAGGTGGTCCGCTACCTGCTGGACCACG cccccacgGAGATCCTTGACGCTGTGGAGGAAAA CGGGGAGACCTGCCTGCACCAGGCGGCGGCCCTGGGCCAGCGCACCGTCTGCCACTACCTCGTGGAGGCCGGGGCCTCTCTCATGAAGACGGACCCGCAG GGCGACACACCCCGGCAGCGGGCTGAGAAGGCGCAGGACACGGAGCTGGCCGCGTACCTGGAGAACCGGCAGCACTACCAGATGATCCAGCGGGAGGACCAGGAGACGGCTGTGTGA
- the DGKZ gene encoding diacylglycerol kinase zeta isoform X13 has protein sequence MSALGAGHSAGGGGDEAAALGPAEVLETEEGERPGALRQMWRYRSWDVPQIPVEAPPSQKAITKSGLQHLAPPPPAPGAPCGEPERPIRSTVDWSESATYGEHIWFETNVSGDFCYVGEQYCAAKMLQKSVSRRKCAACKIVVHTPCIEQLEKINFRCKPSFRESGSRNVREPTFVRHHWVHRRRQDGKCRHCGKGFQQKFTFHSKEIVAISCSWCKQAYHSKVSCFMLQQIEEPCSLGAHAAVVIPPTWILRARRPQNTLKASKKKKRASFKRKSSKKGPEEGRWRPFIIRPTPSPLMKPLLVFVNPKSGGNQGAKIIQSFLWYLNPRQVFDLSQGGPKEALEMYRRVHNLRILACGGDGTVGWILSTLDQLRLKPPPPVAILPLGTGNDLARTLNWGGGYTDEPVSKILSHVEEGNVVQLDRWDLRAEPNPEAGPEEREDGATARLPLDVFNNYFSLGFDAHVTLEFHESREANPEKFNSRFRNKMFYAGTAFSDFLMGSSKDLAKHIRVVCDGTDLTPKIQELKPQCIVFLNIPRYCAGTMPWGHPGERHDFEPQRHDDGYLEVIGFTMTSLAALQVGGHGERLTQCREVLLTTAKAIPVQVDGEPCKLAASRIRIALRNQATMVQKAKRRSAAPLHSGQQPVPEQLRVQVSRVSMHDYEALHYDKEQLREASVPLGTVVVPGDSDLELCRAHIERLRQEPEDAGARSPTCQKLSPKWCFLDATTASRFYRIDRAQEHLNYVTEIAQDEIYILDPELLGASARPDLPTPTSPLPTSPCSPTPRSLPGDAAAPPGEELIEAAKRNDVCKLQELHRAGGDLARRDERGRTLLHHAVGTGSKEVVRYLLDHAPTEILDAVEENGETCLHQAAALGQRTVCHYLVEAGASLMKTDPQGDTPRQRAEKAQDTELAAYLENRQHYQMIQREDQETAV, from the exons GAAAGCCATCACCAAGTCGGGCCTCCAGCACCTGGCACCGCCGCCTCCCGCTCCCGGGGCCCCCTGCGGCGAGCCTGAGCGGCCGATCCGGAGCACGGTGGACTGGAGC GAGTCGGCGACGTATGGGGAGCACATCTGGTTCGAGACCAACGTGTCCGGGGACTTCTGCTACGTGGGAGAACAGTACTGCGCGGCCAAGATGCTG CAGAAATCAGTGTCCCGGAGGAAGTGTGCAGCCTGCAAGATTGTGGTGCACACCCCCTGCATCGAGCAGCTGGAGAAG ATAAATTTCCGCTGTAAGCCATCCTTCCGGGAATCAGGCTCCAGGAACGTCCGTGAG CCCACCTTCGTGCGGCACCACTGGGTGCACAGGCGGCGCCAGGACGGCAAGTGTCGGCACTGTGGGAAG GGCTTCCAGCAGAAGTTCACCTTCCACAGCAAGGAGATCGTGGCCATCAGCTGCTCCTGGTGCAAGCAGGCC TACCACAGCAAGGTGTCCTGCTTCATGCTGCAGCAGATCGAGGAGCCGTGCTCCCTGGGAGCCCACGCCGCCGTGGTCATCCCCCCCACCTGGATCCTCCGTGCCCGCAGGCCCCAG AATACCCTTAAGgcaagcaagaagaaaaagagggcaTCCTTCAAGAGGAAGTCTAGCAAGAAAGGGCCTGAG GAGGGCCGCTGGAGACCCTTCATCATCAGGCCCACCCCGTCCCCCCTCATGAAGCCCCTGCTGGTGTTCGTGAACCCCAAGAGCGGGGGCAACCAG GGCGCCAAGATCATCCAGTCCTTCCTCTGGTACCTCAACCCCCGGCAAGTCTTTGACCTGAGCCAGGGAGGGCCCAAGGAGGC ACTAGAGATGTACCGCCGCGTGCACAACCTGCGGATCCTGGCGTGCGGGGGGGACGGCACG GTCGGCTGGATCCTCTCCACCCTGGACCAGCTGCGCTTAAAACCGCCGCCGCCTGTCGCCATCCTGCCTCTGGGCACCGGCAACGACTTGGCCCGCACCCTCAACTGGGGCGGA GGCTACACAGATGAGCCCGTGTCCAAGATCCTGTCCCACGTGGAAGAGGGCAACGTGGTGCAGCTGGACCGCTGGGACCTGCGTGCTGAGCCCAACCCCGAGGCGGGTCCTGAGGAGCGAGAGGACGGCGCCACCGCCCGG CTGCCTCTGGATGTCTTCAACAACTACTTCAGCCTGGGTTTTGACGCCCACGTCACCCTGGAGTTTCACGAGTCTCGAG AGGCCAACCCAGAGAAGTTCAACAGCCGCTTTCGGAATAAGATGTTCTACGCCGGG ACAGCCTTCTCCGACTTCCTGATGGGCAGCTCCAAGGACTTGGCCAAGCACATCCGCGTGGTG TGTGACGGGACTGACCTGACCCCCAAGATTCAGGAGCTGAAGCCCCAGTGCATTGTCTTCCTGAACATCCCCAG GTACTGCGCGGGCACCATGCCCTGGGGCCACCCTGGGGAGCGCCACGACTTTGAGCCCCAGCGGCACGACGACGGCTACCTCGAGGTCATTGGGTTTACCATGACATCCCTG GCAGCCCTGCAGGTCGGCGGGCACGGCGAGCGGCTGACCCAGTGCCGAGAGGTGCTGCTCACCACGGCCAAGGCCATCCCAGTGCAGGTGGACGGCGAGCCCTGCAAGCTCGCGGCCTCCCGCATCCGCATCGCCCTGCGCAACCAGGCCACCATGGTGCAGAAGGCCAAGCGGCGCAGCGCGGCGCCCCTGCACAGCGG CCAGCAGCCGGTGCCCGAGCAGCTGCGGGTGCAGGTGAGCAGGGTCAGCATGCACGACTACGAGGCCCTGCACTACGACAAGGAGCAGCTCAGAGAGGCCT CCGTGCCGCTGGGCACCGTGGTGGTCCCGGGAGACAGCGACCTGGAGCTGTGCCGCGCCCACATCGAGAGGCTCCGGCAG GAGCCCGAAGATGCTGGAGCCAGGTCCCCAACGTGCCAGAAACTGTCCCCCAAGTGGTGCTTCCTGGACG CCACCACTGCCAGCCGCTTCTACAGAATCGACAGGGCCCAG GAACACCTCAACTACGTGACCGAGATCGCACAGGACGAGATTTACATCCTGGACCCGGAGCTGCTGGGGGCGTCTGCCCGGCCTGACCTCCCAACCCCCACGTCCCCTCTGCCCACTTCGCCCTGCTCGCCCACGCCCCG GTCCCTGCCAGGCGATGCTGCCGCCCCCCCAG GTGAAGAGCTGATCGAGGCTGCCAAGAGGAACGACGTCTGTAAG CTCCAAGAGCTGCACCGCGCCGGGGGGGACCTCGCGCGCCGGGACGAGCGCGGCCGCACGCTCCTGCACCACGCCGTCGGCACCGGCAGCAAGGAGGTGGTCCGCTACCTGCTGGACCACG cccccacgGAGATCCTTGACGCTGTGGAGGAAAA CGGGGAGACCTGCCTGCACCAGGCGGCGGCCCTGGGCCAGCGCACCGTCTGCCACTACCTCGTGGAGGCCGGGGCCTCTCTCATGAAGACGGACCCGCAG GGCGACACACCCCGGCAGCGGGCTGAGAAGGCGCAGGACACGGAGCTGGCCGCGTACCTGGAGAACCGGCAGCACTACCAGATGATCCAGCGGGAGGACCAGGAGACGGCTGTGTGA
- the DGKZ gene encoding diacylglycerol kinase zeta isoform X10 → MAEGPRGDGRAAEEEVVRRRRRRGEEAGVSPPQPWPEAARGLAAAPPVEERFRQMHLRKQVSYRKAITKSGLQHLAPPPPAPGAPCGEPERPIRSTVDWSESATYGEHIWFETNVSGDFCYVGEQYCAAKMLKSVSRRKCAACKIVVHTPCIEQLEKINFRCKPSFRESGSRNVREPTFVRHHWVHRRRQDGKCRHCGKGFQQKFTFHSKEIVAISCSWCKQAYHSKVSCFMLQQIEEPCSLGAHAAVVIPPTWILRARRPQNTLKASKKKKRASFKRKSSKKGPEEGRWRPFIIRPTPSPLMKPLLVFVNPKSGGNQGAKIIQSFLWYLNPRQVFDLSQGGPKEALEMYRRVHNLRILACGGDGTVGWILSTLDQLRLKPPPPVAILPLGTGNDLARTLNWGGGYTDEPVSKILSHVEEGNVVQLDRWDLRAEPNPEAGPEEREDGATARLPLDVFNNYFSLGFDAHVTLEFHESREANPEKFNSRFRNKMFYAGTAFSDFLMGSSKDLAKHIRVVCDGTDLTPKIQELKPQCIVFLNIPRYCAGTMPWGHPGERHDFEPQRHDDGYLEVIGFTMTSLAALQVGGHGERLTQCREVLLTTAKAIPVQVDGEPCKLAASRIRIALRNQATMVQKAKRRSAAPLHSGQQPVPEQLRVQVSRVSMHDYEALHYDKEQLREASVPLGTVVVPGDSDLELCRAHIERLRQEPEDAGARSPTCQKLSPKWCFLDATTASRFYRIDRAQEHLNYVTEIAQDEIYILDPELLGASARPDLPTPTSPLPTSPCSPTPRSLPGDAAAPPGEELIEAAKRNDVCKLQELHRAGGDLARRDERGRTLLHHAVGTGSKEVVRYLLDHAPTEILDAVEENGETCLHQAAALGQRTVCHYLVEAGASLMKTDPQGDTPRQRAEKAQDTELAAYLENRQHYQMIQREDQETAV, encoded by the exons GAAAGCCATCACCAAGTCGGGCCTCCAGCACCTGGCACCGCCGCCTCCCGCTCCCGGGGCCCCCTGCGGCGAGCCTGAGCGGCCGATCCGGAGCACGGTGGACTGGAGC GAGTCGGCGACGTATGGGGAGCACATCTGGTTCGAGACCAACGTGTCCGGGGACTTCTGCTACGTGGGAGAACAGTACTGCGCGGCCAAGATGCTG AAATCAGTGTCCCGGAGGAAGTGTGCAGCCTGCAAGATTGTGGTGCACACCCCCTGCATCGAGCAGCTGGAGAAG ATAAATTTCCGCTGTAAGCCATCCTTCCGGGAATCAGGCTCCAGGAACGTCCGTGAG CCCACCTTCGTGCGGCACCACTGGGTGCACAGGCGGCGCCAGGACGGCAAGTGTCGGCACTGTGGGAAG GGCTTCCAGCAGAAGTTCACCTTCCACAGCAAGGAGATCGTGGCCATCAGCTGCTCCTGGTGCAAGCAGGCC TACCACAGCAAGGTGTCCTGCTTCATGCTGCAGCAGATCGAGGAGCCGTGCTCCCTGGGAGCCCACGCCGCCGTGGTCATCCCCCCCACCTGGATCCTCCGTGCCCGCAGGCCCCAG AATACCCTTAAGgcaagcaagaagaaaaagagggcaTCCTTCAAGAGGAAGTCTAGCAAGAAAGGGCCTGAG GAGGGCCGCTGGAGACCCTTCATCATCAGGCCCACCCCGTCCCCCCTCATGAAGCCCCTGCTGGTGTTCGTGAACCCCAAGAGCGGGGGCAACCAG GGCGCCAAGATCATCCAGTCCTTCCTCTGGTACCTCAACCCCCGGCAAGTCTTTGACCTGAGCCAGGGAGGGCCCAAGGAGGC ACTAGAGATGTACCGCCGCGTGCACAACCTGCGGATCCTGGCGTGCGGGGGGGACGGCACG GTCGGCTGGATCCTCTCCACCCTGGACCAGCTGCGCTTAAAACCGCCGCCGCCTGTCGCCATCCTGCCTCTGGGCACCGGCAACGACTTGGCCCGCACCCTCAACTGGGGCGGA GGCTACACAGATGAGCCCGTGTCCAAGATCCTGTCCCACGTGGAAGAGGGCAACGTGGTGCAGCTGGACCGCTGGGACCTGCGTGCTGAGCCCAACCCCGAGGCGGGTCCTGAGGAGCGAGAGGACGGCGCCACCGCCCGG CTGCCTCTGGATGTCTTCAACAACTACTTCAGCCTGGGTTTTGACGCCCACGTCACCCTGGAGTTTCACGAGTCTCGAG AGGCCAACCCAGAGAAGTTCAACAGCCGCTTTCGGAATAAGATGTTCTACGCCGGG ACAGCCTTCTCCGACTTCCTGATGGGCAGCTCCAAGGACTTGGCCAAGCACATCCGCGTGGTG TGTGACGGGACTGACCTGACCCCCAAGATTCAGGAGCTGAAGCCCCAGTGCATTGTCTTCCTGAACATCCCCAG GTACTGCGCGGGCACCATGCCCTGGGGCCACCCTGGGGAGCGCCACGACTTTGAGCCCCAGCGGCACGACGACGGCTACCTCGAGGTCATTGGGTTTACCATGACATCCCTG GCAGCCCTGCAGGTCGGCGGGCACGGCGAGCGGCTGACCCAGTGCCGAGAGGTGCTGCTCACCACGGCCAAGGCCATCCCAGTGCAGGTGGACGGCGAGCCCTGCAAGCTCGCGGCCTCCCGCATCCGCATCGCCCTGCGCAACCAGGCCACCATGGTGCAGAAGGCCAAGCGGCGCAGCGCGGCGCCCCTGCACAGCGG CCAGCAGCCGGTGCCCGAGCAGCTGCGGGTGCAGGTGAGCAGGGTCAGCATGCACGACTACGAGGCCCTGCACTACGACAAGGAGCAGCTCAGAGAGGCCT CCGTGCCGCTGGGCACCGTGGTGGTCCCGGGAGACAGCGACCTGGAGCTGTGCCGCGCCCACATCGAGAGGCTCCGGCAG GAGCCCGAAGATGCTGGAGCCAGGTCCCCAACGTGCCAGAAACTGTCCCCCAAGTGGTGCTTCCTGGACG CCACCACTGCCAGCCGCTTCTACAGAATCGACAGGGCCCAG GAACACCTCAACTACGTGACCGAGATCGCACAGGACGAGATTTACATCCTGGACCCGGAGCTGCTGGGGGCGTCTGCCCGGCCTGACCTCCCAACCCCCACGTCCCCTCTGCCCACTTCGCCCTGCTCGCCCACGCCCCG GTCCCTGCCAGGCGATGCTGCCGCCCCCCCAG GTGAAGAGCTGATCGAGGCTGCCAAGAGGAACGACGTCTGTAAG CTCCAAGAGCTGCACCGCGCCGGGGGGGACCTCGCGCGCCGGGACGAGCGCGGCCGCACGCTCCTGCACCACGCCGTCGGCACCGGCAGCAAGGAGGTGGTCCGCTACCTGCTGGACCACG cccccacgGAGATCCTTGACGCTGTGGAGGAAAA CGGGGAGACCTGCCTGCACCAGGCGGCGGCCCTGGGCCAGCGCACCGTCTGCCACTACCTCGTGGAGGCCGGGGCCTCTCTCATGAAGACGGACCCGCAG GGCGACACACCCCGGCAGCGGGCTGAGAAGGCGCAGGACACGGAGCTGGCCGCGTACCTGGAGAACCGGCAGCACTACCAGATGATCCAGCGGGAGGACCAGGAGACGGCTGTGTGA